Proteins encoded together in one Xenopus laevis strain J_2021 chromosome 6L, Xenopus_laevis_v10.1, whole genome shotgun sequence window:
- the LOC100137623 gene encoding stathmin domain-containing protein 1, with protein sequence MGCKNSRIQVVQPTEGRNSGWDSKSKVQPGSQDDIKGNNNNSHSARDGSAFSKGTMDSGLGIEDEASGALPGTVTEKLSSPRGKLNNDLPLLNSALGTPRERQTSSDILEELMNQGIIQSQTKVVKNGEAFDVLMDTPGKPLRRPPAKLEKLQTIKKKNKNITKEDIETKMKAVEERRKTKEEELKKRLRSERPMTALQSISELRGRGTLTPDERQEDDSTVPCETLAVDASENETTMEPAKNGMADEEGDEIDALESDNTYNNSTDDIDDTGNNSF encoded by the exons ATGGGCTGTAAGAACTCCAGAATCCAGGTGGTGCAACCTACAGAAGGGAGGAACAGCGGATGGGACTCAAAAAGCAAAGTCCAGCCAGGGAGCCAG GATGACATTAAAGGAAACAATAACAACAGTCACAGTGCCAGAGATGGCTCTGCCTTTTCAAAAGGAACCATGGATAGTGGTTTGGGAATTGAGGATGAAGCATCTGGGGCTCTTCCAGGGACAGTTACAGAGAAGTTGTCTTCTCCTAGAGGAAAACTGAACAATG ACTTGCCATTGCTGAACAGTGCACTAGGAACTCCACGAGAAAGGCAGACTTCTTCTGATATTCTGGAAGAGCTTATGAATCAGGGCATCATACAGAGCCAGACCAAGGTTGTAAAGAATGGAGAAGCTTTTGATGTTTTG ATGGACACCCCAGGAAAACCTTTACGGAGGCCTCCAGCCAAGCTTGAAAAActgcaaactataaaaaagaaaaacaaaaatataacgaAGGAAGACATTGAAACCAAAATGAAGGCAGTTGAAGAAAGGCGAAAG ACAAAAGAAGAGGAACTCAAGAAAAGGCTGAGAAGTGAAAGGCCAATGACCGCATTACAAAGCATTAGTGAGCTAAGGGGCAGGGGCACATTAACTCCTGATGAAAGACAGGAAGATGATTCTACTGTTCCATGTGAAACTCTAGCTGTGGATGCATCGGAAAATGAAACGACTATGGAACCAGCAAAGAATGGGATGGCTGATGAAGAGGGTGATGAAATCGATGCCTTGGAGTCTGACAATACCTATAACAATAGTACTGATGACATTGATGACACAGGGAATAATAGCTTCTAA